Proteins encoded within one genomic window of Vicia villosa cultivar HV-30 ecotype Madison, WI unplaced genomic scaffold, Vvil1.0 ctg.004531F_1_1, whole genome shotgun sequence:
- the LOC131642125 gene encoding protein translation factor SUI1 homolog 2-like: MVALEIQVPTSYDPFSEAIESDAPGAKEYVHIRIQQRNGKKSLTTVQGLKKEFSYEKILKDLKKEFCCNGNVVQDKELGKVIQLQGDQRKKVSQFLVQVGLVRKDQIKIHGF, from the coding sequence ATGGTTGCGTTAGAAATCCAGGTCCCAACTTCATATGATCCATTTTCCGAAGCGATAGAATCAGACGCTCCTGGAGCGAAAGAGTATGTTCATATACGAATTCAACAAAGGAATGGAAAAAAGAGCCTAACAACTGTTCAAGGACTAAAGAAAGAGTTCAGCTACGAGAAGATTCTGAAGGATCTCAAGAAAGAGTTCTGCTGCAACGGGAATGTTGTACAGGATAAGGAGCTTGGTAAAGTTATTCAACTTCAAGGTGATCAGAGGAAGAAGGTTTCACAGTTTTTGGTTCAGGTTGGGCTTGTGAGGAAGGATCAGATTAAGATTCATGGTTTTTGA